In one Cloacibacillus porcorum genomic region, the following are encoded:
- a CDS encoding acyl-CoA dehydratase activase has translation MASIGIDIGSTATKGVLWNGSGFEFYLTPTGWTPGESAAKAVAQVRRRGHILKNEDLHVTATGYGRNVFQADKRVTEITCHAAGAHYLAPEASTVLDIGGQDSKVITLGPDGRVTDFLMNDKCAAGTGRFLQNMAVHLGCSLQDFAAIPENTPFQPINNMCTVFAESEVIGLLAQGVAKESICLGLLDSVAQRAANLISRISDYGDICFTGGCAQNGLLGKLIEKKTKRRVIIPERAQYAGALGAALIGAGM, from the coding sequence ATGGCCAGCATCGGCATCGACATCGGCTCCACCGCGACCAAGGGCGTCCTCTGGAACGGCAGCGGCTTTGAATTCTACCTAACCCCCACCGGCTGGACACCTGGGGAGAGCGCGGCAAAGGCGGTGGCTCAGGTGAGGAGGCGCGGACATATACTTAAAAACGAGGACCTCCACGTCACGGCAACTGGTTATGGGAGAAACGTCTTTCAGGCCGACAAGCGCGTCACAGAGATCACCTGCCACGCCGCGGGCGCGCACTACCTCGCGCCGGAGGCTTCAACGGTGCTCGACATCGGCGGACAGGACTCAAAGGTGATAACCCTCGGCCCCGACGGCAGAGTTACAGACTTCCTCATGAATGACAAGTGCGCCGCCGGCACGGGGCGCTTCCTCCAGAACATGGCGGTACACCTAGGCTGTTCGCTCCAGGACTTCGCCGCGATCCCGGAGAATACGCCCTTCCAGCCGATAAACAACATGTGCACCGTCTTCGCGGAGTCCGAGGTCATCGGGCTGCTGGCGCAGGGCGTGGCGAAAGAATCCATCTGTCTCGGCCTGCTGGACTCCGTAGCCCAGCGCGCGGCAAACCTAATTTCGCGGATATCTGATTACGGTGACATCTGTTTCACCGGCGGCTGCGCGCAGAACGGCCTGCTCGGAAAGCTGATCGAAAAAAAGACGAAACGCCGCGTGATAATCCCCGAACGCGCCCAATACGCGGGAGCTCTCGGCGCGGCGCTGATCGGCGCTGGAATGTAA
- a CDS encoding double-cubane-cluster-containing anaerobic reductase, with protein sequence MYNNIDQIFDEMREAVHNGPVAVKELKEAGRPVIGTYCTFTPWELVNAAGGISVSLCSTSDKPIAAAEKHLPRNLCPLIKSSYGFALTDTCPYFHFCDMVVGETTCDGKKKMYELLGRLRPTHVMQLPQRREHPMSLELWKGEITALKEALEELCGTEITDKKLAESIALRNTMHAAAMRFYDLSKLPDAVITGKEIMLVSDYLKFTFDYEKSVAKVNELVDKILENYIDGQRRQDIAAHRILITGCPMGKSLEKIVDILESPECASLVVGFENCGNLKCSHYKVREDIAPLDALAEKYLSIPCSVMSPNEGREELLRHYAERYRADGVVDVILQACHTYNVESYSIRQFLAGEGIPYIAVETDYSQGDLGQLATRFGAFTEML encoded by the coding sequence ATGTACAATAATATAGATCAGATATTTGATGAAATGCGCGAGGCCGTCCACAACGGCCCCGTAGCCGTAAAGGAACTTAAAGAGGCCGGGCGTCCGGTGATCGGTACCTACTGCACGTTCACGCCGTGGGAGCTCGTCAACGCCGCCGGCGGCATCTCCGTCTCTCTGTGCAGCACAAGCGACAAACCGATCGCAGCGGCGGAAAAACACCTGCCGCGCAACCTCTGTCCGCTCATAAAGTCGAGCTACGGCTTTGCGCTGACCGACACCTGTCCTTACTTCCACTTCTGCGACATGGTCGTCGGAGAGACCACATGCGACGGTAAAAAGAAGATGTACGAACTGCTCGGAAGGCTGCGCCCGACCCACGTCATGCAGCTGCCGCAGCGCAGGGAGCACCCCATGAGCCTCGAACTCTGGAAGGGGGAGATCACCGCGCTCAAAGAGGCGCTTGAAGAGCTCTGCGGCACAGAGATAACCGACAAAAAGCTCGCGGAGTCCATAGCGCTCAGAAACACGATGCACGCCGCGGCAATGCGCTTTTACGACCTCTCAAAGCTGCCGGACGCCGTAATAACGGGCAAAGAGATCATGCTCGTATCGGACTATCTCAAATTCACCTTCGACTATGAAAAGAGCGTGGCGAAGGTCAATGAACTCGTTGATAAAATACTGGAAAATTACATCGACGGCCAGCGCCGTCAGGATATCGCCGCCCACCGCATCCTCATCACCGGCTGCCCAATGGGGAAATCTCTGGAAAAGATCGTCGACATCCTCGAATCTCCGGAATGCGCCTCGCTCGTCGTCGGCTTTGAAAACTGCGGCAACCTTAAATGCTCGCACTATAAGGTCCGCGAGGATATCGCCCCGCTTGACGCGCTCGCGGAAAAATATCTCTCCATCCCCTGCTCCGTCATGTCGCCTAACGAGGGTCGCGAAGAGCTGCTGCGCCACTACGCGGAAAGATACCGCGCCGACGGCGTCGTAGACGTCATCCTTCAGGCCTGTCACACATACAACGTCGAATCCTACTCCATCCGCCAGTTCCTCGCCGGCGAGGGCATTCCCTACATCGCGGTGGAGACCGACTATTCACAGGGCGACCTCGGGCAGCTCGCCACCAGGTTCGGCGCCTTCACGGAGATGCTGTGA